In the genome of Candidatus Bathyarchaeota archaeon, the window CGCAAGAAAGCCCAGGTGATACAATAACTTCATCGCCAATTTTAACATTTTTTACGATCCCCTACTTCTTCAACAATACCGCTTACATCTGATCCAAGGATATGAGGAAGCTCAAGGTTTTACCGCTAAAATCCCCATTCTTACCCATATATCAAGATGATTTAAGGCTACAGCCTTTACTTTAATTAAAACTTCATCTCCCCCTTAGTTTAGGTTTCGGAAAATCTTCATTATGCAGAAGATTTTCAATACCACCAAATTGTTTAAGAAGAATAGCCTTAATTTTTAAATTCTCTTAAATATTATTTATTAATTGTTAAGGCTTATATTCTATCCAATAAGATCTTCCATCTTCTAAAGTTTCCTTCTTCCATAAAGGTGCTTCTTGTTTTACTCTTTCAACGATTTCTCTTAAAGCTGGAAAAACATCTTTTCTAGACTTTCCTGAAACTGCAATCATCATTATTTTTTCTCCTACTTTAACTTGTCCCATAACATGATGAATCAAAACATTAGTAATTTTATATTGTTCTTTAATTTCCTCAGCTATCTTCTTAAATGCTTCTTCTGCTTTTTCTTTATACGCATCAAATTCTAAATAAGCAACTCTTTCCTTTTGGTATGTTTCTCCTCTTACTATTCCAAGAAAGATACCAATCGCTCCATCTTCACCATCTTCACACTCTTTAATAAAATTCATTAATTTTTTAAGGGATATACCCCTTTTTGAAACAAGGAAATTACTCAAAATTTTCTCACCTACTCCTCCATATATATTATATTTAAATAAGTTTAATCATTCTATGTAAATTACATGAAATTATGTTAAGGTGAAATTAAAAATGATTATTGGAATAATTTCAGATACTCATGATAGAATACCCTTTATAATTAAAGCTATAGAGCTATTAAACGCTGAAAAAGTTGATTTAGTACTACACTGTGGAGATTACTGTGCGCCTTTTGCAATTGTTCCATTCAAAAGCTTAATTGCTAAAATGATTGGTATATATGGAAATAATGATGCTGAAAAAGAGTTGTTAAAAAATGCTTTTTTAAGTATTAATAAGGAAGTTAGAGGGAGTTTTGCTAAGTTGGATATTAATGGATTTAAAATTGGTATGCTTCATGGAGAAAATAAAGATCTTTTAGATACAATTATTGAATGCGGCTTTTTTGATTTAGTGGTTTATGGGCATACTCATAAAGTTGATATACGTGAATTTGGGAAAACTTTAGTTATAAATCCTGGAGAAATATGTGGTTATTTAACTGGTGAATCTTCCTTAGCTCTATTTGATGTAAAAACAAAAAAAGTGAATATAGTTAAATTATAAAGTGAAAAATGTCATCATCAATTGATACTCTTTCAAGGATTTATAAACTTTCTAGTGATGTTATTGAAAGTTTAGAAAAAGTTTATCGAAATGATTTAGAAAAAGTTCTTCAAGCTCTTAAAACTCCTGGAAAAAAATATTATTTTAGAGTGAATACTTTAAAAGCTAATTTAAATGAAGTATTTATAAACCTGAAGAATAAGGGTTTTCAAGTTAAAATGGATGAACATATTCCTGAAGCTTTTTATGTTCCTGTTGAAGGCCCATTTAATATTCCAATTTTTAATAAACGTGTTATTGTTGATAAATTTACTGCTGAATCCGTTTTGCAAGGTGCACATGTTTATGCACCTGGAATTGTAAATTGTAAAGGAATAAGGGTAGGAGATAAAGTCACAATTGTTGATGAATTGAATCAAGAAGTTGGTAGTGGGATAGCTAGAATGAATGAAACTCAAATTCTTCAATTCAGAAGAGGGCTAGCTGTTGAAGTAATTTATCCAAAGTATAAAATTCCAAGTTTTAGAGAAACTGAAGAATATAAAAAAGGCTTGATATATCCACAATCTTTTCCTGCAATTTTAACTAGTAGAATTCTTGATCCTAAACCTGGAGAAAAAATTTTAGATATGTGTTGTGCACCAGGAGGGAAGCTTTCTCATATAGTTCAATTAATGGAGAATAAAGGTTTAGTTATAGGGGTTGATAGAAACAAAAAGAAGATAGAAACTACAATGAAAAACTTAAATCGTTTAAACTGTAAAATTGCAACTTTAATTATTCATGATTCAAGATATCTTGATGTAAATTTTCCATCTTTAAAAGTTGATAGATGTTTAGTTGATCCGCCTTGCAGCGCTTTAGGAGTTACACCTAAGCTTTTTGATTTTACATCGATAAAGGATATTTTAAATTTGTCTAATTATCAAAAACAATTTATTAAAGTTGCTTCTAAACTTCTTAAACCAAATGGAATTTTAGTGTATAGTGTATGCACATTAACAATTGAGGAATGTGAAGCAATAGTTAAATTCGCTGAAGAAGAGTGTTCATTAAAAATTGAGATGCAAAATTTTTTTGTTGGTTCACCAGGAGTTAATATATTTTCAAATGCTGAAAAACTTCAACGTTTTCATCCGCATATTCATGGTTTAGGTTTTTTCATAGCTAAATTTAAGAAAAATTAGTTTTTTCTGCTTTTCGCTTTAATTTAGTTCCACATGTATCGCAAACTGTTTTATTAACATCATATTTCTTAAAACATGCTGGACAATAAATAACCCATTTTAATGGTTTAGAAATTCCAAAGGTAGCTATTGAAGAGAAATTTAATTGAAGAAAATAGGCAACATTTTGAATTGCATAATCATCTGTTAATATAATAGGTTCAAAACCTTCTGTTTTTAATTCAAAAGCTAAAGCTAACAATTGTAAATCAGCTTTAGAAAGCACATTTTTATCACCAATTTTAACTGATACTTCATAAACTTTTTTTTCAGAGTTTTCACTTGGTTTTTTAATGTTTAGTTTTTTAGTTTCTTGTAGAGCTTTTACTCTTAAGGCTATAGGCCCCTCTTTAGGTAATTCTTCAATAACTAAAGGTGGTGAATAAGCTTGAATATTTATTAAATCGAAACCTGCTATAAACGCTGAAGAATCTAAAACTAAAATTTTTTTACTCATCACATTCTAGAAACTAATCTAGATAATCTTCGGCATAAAAATTTTGTTTCAAACCTTATAAATAAAGCTTTATGATTCGATTTTTTCACTAAAACTTTAGAGTTAACTGGAAGCTCTTTTATGTAACAACCATCCACAATTAATACTGCCCCAACTTTTTCATTCGAAACTTTTATAGTTACGTCAAGTCTATCTGGAATAATTATCGATCTTATAGGTTTCAGCGGGCATATAAAAACTAAATCAAAAGCTTCAAGATTTGTTTCTAAAATTGGTCCTCCAGCTGAAAATGCATGAGCAGTTGAACCTGTAGGAGTAGCGATTATTAATCCATCAGCTCTAATCTCTATAAGCTTGTAACTTCCTGCTAAAACATCAAAATGAAGAGGTTTTAAAGGTGTTTTTGAAGTTATTAAAGCTTCATTTAATCCATCTACTAAAAATTCCTCTTCATGAAAAACTGAAAGTTTTGAATGTTCTTCTATCTTGTATTTTCCAGCTAAACAATCTTCAATTGCATCAAATGTATGTTCTGGAGGCACTTCAGTTAAATAACCTCTTCTACCCATATCCACAGATAGTATTGGTGTTTCCGGATTTGGAATATTCATGCATGTTTTTAAAATTGTTCCATCCCCGCCAATAGTTAAAATTAAAT includes:
- a CDS encoding NAD(+)/NADH kinase, giving the protein MFKKIGIVSRLDIEDAIKLSNEVLEFLSKKGLEVTLEKQLAEALKLNLGVPLNKLSADLILTIGGDGTILKTCMNIPNPETPILSVDMGRRGYLTEVPPEHTFDAIEDCLAGKYKIEEHSKLSVFHEEEFLVDGLNEALITSKTPLKPLHFDVLAGSYKLIEIRADGLIIATPTGSTAHAFSAGGPILETNLEAFDLVFICPLKPIRSIIIPDRLDVTIKVSNEKVGAVLIVDGCYIKELPVNSKVLVKKSNHKALFIRFETKFLCRRLSRLVSRM
- a CDS encoding molybdenum cofactor biosynthesis protein MoaE, which codes for MSNFLVSKRGISLKKLMNFIKECEDGEDGAIGIFLGIVRGETYQKERVAYLEFDAYKEKAEEAFKKIAEEIKEQYKITNVLIHHVMGQVKVGEKIMMIAVSGKSRKDVFPALREIVERVKQEAPLWKKETLEDGRSYWIEYKP
- a CDS encoding metallophosphoesterase; protein product: MIIGIISDTHDRIPFIIKAIELLNAEKVDLVLHCGDYCAPFAIVPFKSLIAKMIGIYGNNDAEKELLKNAFLSINKEVRGSFAKLDINGFKIGMLHGENKDLLDTIIECGFFDLVVYGHTHKVDIREFGKTLVINPGEICGYLTGESSLALFDVKTKKVNIVKL
- a CDS encoding methyltransferase domain-containing protein — its product is MSSSIDTLSRIYKLSSDVIESLEKVYRNDLEKVLQALKTPGKKYYFRVNTLKANLNEVFINLKNKGFQVKMDEHIPEAFYVPVEGPFNIPIFNKRVIVDKFTAESVLQGAHVYAPGIVNCKGIRVGDKVTIVDELNQEVGSGIARMNETQILQFRRGLAVEVIYPKYKIPSFRETEEYKKGLIYPQSFPAILTSRILDPKPGEKILDMCCAPGGKLSHIVQLMENKGLVIGVDRNKKKIETTMKNLNRLNCKIATLIIHDSRYLDVNFPSLKVDRCLVDPPCSALGVTPKLFDFTSIKDILNLSNYQKQFIKVASKLLKPNGILVYSVCTLTIEECEAIVKFAEEECSLKIEMQNFFVGSPGVNIFSNAEKLQRFHPHIHGLGFFIAKFKKN